GCAGCGGCATGTGCCGGCCATTGACCTTGGCCCCGACCGTCTGCGCGCCCAGATCGGTATGCACCGCAAAGGCGAAGTCGACCGGCGTCGCCCCCTTGGGCAGCTGGAACAATGCCCCCTTCGGCGTGAACGCGAAGATACGGTCCTGGTAGATCGCCATGCGCGCGTGTTCGAGCAGTTCTTCCGCGTCGTGGCTGGCATCGACGATCTCGATCAGGTCGCGCAGCCACGCCACCTGACCATCGTGCGAATCCTGCTGCTTGTAGGCCCAGTGCGCCGCCAGGCCGAAACCGTTGGTCCGGTGCATGTCGTGGCTGCGTATCTGCACCTCCACCCGCATCGACTTGTCGAAGATGAGCGAGGTGTGGAGCGAGCGATACCCGTTGTTCTTGGGGGTGGAGATGTAATCCTTGAACCGGCCGGGAATGAACTGCCACGTCGTGTGAAGCAGGCCCATCGCGCGGTAGCAATCCTCAACGCTGTCCGTCAGCACGCGGAAGGCGAAGATGTCGGTGATGGCATCGAAGCTGACATGCCGTTCCGCCATCTTGCGCCAGATGGAATAGGGTTGTTTCTCACGGCCATGCACCTCGACCTGCAGGCCCGCCTCTGCCAGCGCCTGCTTGATGGCGAGCGCGATGGCATCGACCTGGCCGCCATCGCTTTCGCGGATCTGCGTCAGCCGGCCCGTAATGGTCTCGTACGCCTCCGGCTCCAGGTGCCGGAACGCCAGCGCCTGCATCTCGCGCATGTATTCGTACATGCCGATGCGCTCTGCCAGCGGGGCATAGATATCCAGCGTCTCGCGGGCGATGCGGCGGCGCTTCTCCTCCTTCTTGATGAAATGGAGCGTGCGCATATTGTGCAGCCGGTCGCCCAGCTTCACCAGCAAGACGCGGATATCCTCGCTCATCGCCAGCAGGAACTTGCGCAGGTTTTCCGCCGCGCGCTCGTTCTCCGGCATCTGCTCGATCTTGCTGAGCTTGGTCACGCCGTCGACCAGCCGGGCGACATCCTTGCCGAAATTCTTCTCGATGTCGTCGATCGTTGCCAGCGTGTCCTCGACCGTGTCGTGGAGCAGCGCGGTCATGACCGTCGCCTGGTCCAGCTTCAGGTCGGTCATTAGCCCGGCGACTTCTACCGGGTGGCTGAAATAGGGATCGCCACTGGCGCGTTTCTGCGTGCCGTGTTTCTGCACGGTGTAGACATAGGCGCGGTTGAGCATCGCCTCGTCGGCGTCGGGGTCGTATTCCTTGACCCGTTCAACAAGTTCGTACTGGCGCAGCATCGCATCCCATGATGTGACGCCGCGCCCCGATATTGCAATGCAAAACGTGCAGGCAAAGGCGCGAAAAAGCGGGAGCGAGCGCTATTCTCCCGCCGCCAGCACGCGGTCGACGCCTGCCCGTGTGACCGAGTGATAGCTCGCCCGCGTGCGGTCGTAGATGCGGCGCGCGATGGGACGGCCCCATTCGCCTTCGTTCCACAGCGTCTCGAACAGCGGGCGCACGAATTTCGCGCGGCCGACGCGGGCCAGGAATTCCTCGGTCTGCGGCACGGCGGGTTCGTAGCGATTGTCCAGGGCCAGTTCGAGCCACAGAAAACGGATCTCGTTATTGCCGTTCTGCGACAGGCCCAGCGCGTCGTCCAGAGCCGCAAGCTGGTCGGCGCTGCGCGCGTCCTCGATACCGCGCAGGAACCGCATCTGCTCCGCCGCGGTCCAGCCGGACCAGCCTGCCGGAATGACATCATTGTCCGCATAAGCGGTGACGGCGGCATCGACCTCGGCAAAGGCGGCGGGGTCCGGGCGCTTCACATTGGACGGCAGGCCGGGTTCGAAGATCCATTCGCGCAGCATTAGCGCCTCGCGTTCGGCATCGCTTGCCACGAGGTTTTCCAGCATGTCGGCATGGAACATCTCGCTGGTCGCGGGCTGGAAGGCGTGGTTGTCGAACCACTGGCGCAGCCACGCATCGAAGCGCTCGCGCCCGACAATGCTCTCCACCGTCATCAGGAAGAACGCGCCCTTGTCGTAGGCGATCGCGCTGCCGAGTTCATATCCGCCTTCCGTGCTGAGCGCAGTGCCGGGCGCATCCATGCCGACCTCGGCCAGCGTTTCCTCGATATTGGCGAACATCAGCGCGGCTTCCTGCGCCGCGCGCTTTTCCCCGTAGACTTCCTCAACGATCCGGTTCTCGAAATAAGTGGTCACGCCCTCGTTCAGCCAGCTGTCGCCCCAGACGGCATTGGTGACGAGATTGCCCGACCAGCTATGCGCCAGCTCGTGCGCGACAAGGCCGTTGTTGGACCGGTCCCCGGCGATGAATGTCGGCGTGAGGAAGGTCATCACCGGGTTCTCCATGCCGCCATACGGGAAGGCAGGCGGGAGCACGATCATGTCGTAGCGGCCCCAGCGATAATCGCCGTAAAGGGCCTCCGCCGCCTCGACCAAGGCTTCGGTATCGCCCACTTCGCGTGCGGCGCGCGGCAGCACGGACGGCTCCGCCCACACGCCGGTGCGCGGGCCCGTTGCGGCGAAGTCGATATCGCCCGCCGCGATGGCAATGAGATAGGGCGGGACCGGCTTGTCCATCACGAAGGTGAAGGCACGGCGTCCGTTGCCGAGATCTTCGGGTTCGCCCTGGCGCACCCCGCTCATCACCACGTCGAGTGGCTTTGGCGCGGTGATGCGCGCCTGCCACGTCTGGCGGATGCCGGGGCTGTCCTGCGTCGGAATCCATGTCCGGTTGAGGATCGCCTGACCCTGGCTGAAGAGGAAAGGATGCTCCCCGCCCGCGGTCTGTTCCGGCGTCAGCCACTGCAGGGCTGCGGCATCGGGGGCAGCCTTGTAGGTAATCTCGACCTGCCGCGCCTCACCAATAAAGACAGTCAGCGGCGCGCCCTTCCCCTCGACCGCGTCGCCGATGACGAAGTCCAGCGGATTTCCGGCGCCGTCGGTCACCTGCTCGATGACCAGTCCGTTGTTGTCGAGCACGATTTCGTCCGCATAGTCCTGCGCATCGAGGACGAGGCCGGCCGTCCCGCCAATCGCCTTGCCGTCGAAATCGAGCGCCAGGTCGAGGGCGACATGGACCACCCGCGCGACCTGGGGTTGGGCGAAGGTCAGCGTGTCGACCGCCTCCGGCGAAGTCAGGATGGGTGCGACAGTCATCGGATTGATACCCATCGGGTCGCTACCGACCGTAGAGGACGGCACGGAGGTGCAAGCGGTCGCTGCTGTGGCGAGGAGAACGGCAAGGATGGGACGGTGCATGGAAAACTCCGGGAAAAAGGATTGCCTCAGGGCTAGCGGGGCCCGTGATAAGCTGGCCTGAACAGTTCCGAATGGGGCTAGGAAGTCTCGTCAGCTCCACTCCGCGCGGGGCGGCAGGCTCATCAGGATGGCGTCGATATTGCCGCCGGTCTTCAGACCGAACAGCGTGCCGCGATCGTAAACGAGGTTGAATTCGGCATAGCGCCCGCGCCATTCGAGCTGCTGGCGTTCTTCATCGGGCGTAAAGTCCATCTCCATCCGGCCGCGAACGAGCTGCGGATAGATGTCGAGGAACGCCTCGCCCACATCGCGGGTGAAGGCGAAGTGACGCTCGAAATCGGCGTCGTCGTCGCATTCCAGGTGATCGTAGAAGATGCCCCCGACGCCGCGATGGCACTGGCGGTGGGGGATGTAGAAATACTCCTCCGCCCATTTGCTGAACCGGTCGTAATAGGTCGGATTGTGCGCTGCGCAGGCGGCGCGCATCCGTGCGTGGAAAGCCTGCGTATCCTGCTCGTAGGGGATCGGCGGGTTGAGATCGGCCCCGCCGCCGAACCATGCCTTCCCCGTGGTCAGGAAGCGCGTGTTCATATGCACTGCGGGCACGTGCGGATTGGCCATATGCGCGACCAGGCTGATACCGGTTGCCGTGAAGACCGGATTGTCCGGATCGACACCGTTCATCGTCTTGGCAAAGTCGGATGCGAAATTGCCCTGCACGGTCGAGACATTGACGCCGACCTTCTCGAACACCCGGCCCTTCATTACGCCGCGCACCCCGCCGCCGGGGTCCGCATTGCCCTCTTCCACGCGGTTCCACGGGGTATATTCGAAGCCTGCATCGGAGCCTGCCTCCCGCTCGATCGCCTCGAATTCGGTGCAGATGCGGGTGCGAAGATCCTCGAACCAGGCGCGTGCCTGTACGGAATGGGTCGTCCAGTCGTTCATGGCGCCCTCTTGCCAAGCTGCCGCCATCGCGGCAATAGCGCTGCATGGTTCCCGTTTCGTTCGCTGATACAGAGCTGCTGCTCACGAAAG
This is a stretch of genomic DNA from Erythrobacteraceae bacterium WH01K. It encodes these proteins:
- a CDS encoding bifunctional (p)ppGpp synthetase/guanosine-3',5'-bis(diphosphate) 3'-pyrophosphohydrolase, translated to MLRQYELVERVKEYDPDADEAMLNRAYVYTVQKHGTQKRASGDPYFSHPVEVAGLMTDLKLDQATVMTALLHDTVEDTLATIDDIEKNFGKDVARLVDGVTKLSKIEQMPENERAAENLRKFLLAMSEDIRVLLVKLGDRLHNMRTLHFIKKEEKRRRIARETLDIYAPLAERIGMYEYMREMQALAFRHLEPEAYETITGRLTQIRESDGGQVDAIALAIKQALAEAGLQVEVHGREKQPYSIWRKMAERHVSFDAITDIFAFRVLTDSVEDCYRAMGLLHTTWQFIPGRFKDYISTPKNNGYRSLHTSLIFDKSMRVEVQIRSHDMHRTNGFGLAAHWAYKQQDSHDGQVAWLRDLIEIVDASHDAEELLEHARMAIYQDRIFAFTPKGALFQLPKGATPVDFAFAVHTDLGAQTVGAKVNGRHMPLRTQLANGDVVEIIKGKDAEPQMSWLGFVVTGKARASIRRAVRLKERDEIEALGHKLFDDIADRVPAKIGKKAIRAAVKRLELEDEDDLYFAVGAAKIDDRDVMEALVPGCTTEIEGGDPDWIRRERAISIRGLTPGVGFRLATCCHPVPGDRIVGLRHPNKSVEVHAIDCLTLASGIDNDWLDLQWDKRSQGAVGRLKVTLYDRTGTLAEMAGIFAKNHVNVRSLKQTQLDHPFTSYEIELEVQDLAHLTRILSALRASDAVAQADRG
- a CDS encoding M1 family metallopeptidase; this translates as MHRPILAVLLATAATACTSVPSSTVGSDPMGINPMTVAPILTSPEAVDTLTFAQPQVARVVHVALDLALDFDGKAIGGTAGLVLDAQDYADEIVLDNNGLVIEQVTDGAGNPLDFVIGDAVEGKGAPLTVFIGEARQVEITYKAAPDAAALQWLTPEQTAGGEHPFLFSQGQAILNRTWIPTQDSPGIRQTWQARITAPKPLDVVMSGVRQGEPEDLGNGRRAFTFVMDKPVPPYLIAIAAGDIDFAATGPRTGVWAEPSVLPRAAREVGDTEALVEAAEALYGDYRWGRYDMIVLPPAFPYGGMENPVMTFLTPTFIAGDRSNNGLVAHELAHSWSGNLVTNAVWGDSWLNEGVTTYFENRIVEEVYGEKRAAQEAALMFANIEETLAEVGMDAPGTALSTEGGYELGSAIAYDKGAFFLMTVESIVGRERFDAWLRQWFDNHAFQPATSEMFHADMLENLVASDAEREALMLREWIFEPGLPSNVKRPDPAAFAEVDAAVTAYADNDVIPAGWSGWTAAEQMRFLRGIEDARSADQLAALDDALGLSQNGNNEIRFLWLELALDNRYEPAVPQTEEFLARVGRAKFVRPLFETLWNEGEWGRPIARRIYDRTRASYHSVTRAGVDRVLAAGE
- the hemF gene encoding oxygen-dependent coproporphyrinogen oxidase, whose product is MNDWTTHSVQARAWFEDLRTRICTEFEAIEREAGSDAGFEYTPWNRVEEGNADPGGGVRGVMKGRVFEKVGVNVSTVQGNFASDFAKTMNGVDPDNPVFTATGISLVAHMANPHVPAVHMNTRFLTTGKAWFGGGADLNPPIPYEQDTQAFHARMRAACAAHNPTYYDRFSKWAEEYFYIPHRQCHRGVGGIFYDHLECDDDADFERHFAFTRDVGEAFLDIYPQLVRGRMEMDFTPDEERQQLEWRGRYAEFNLVYDRGTLFGLKTGGNIDAILMSLPPRAEWS